One Trueperaceae bacterium DNA segment encodes these proteins:
- a CDS encoding ABC transporter permease has translation MAAEGGADVAVAAPGARRERSNASAAWRRFRRSSSGVFGLTVVALLAVVAVLAPALAPFDPHATSRAAFATPFGGPHILGTDNLGRDVLSQVIWGSRVSLIVGLAAAATATLIGVVVGALAGYFGGWFDELLMRVTEFFQVIPRFVLALIVVAFFGSGLVNLILVIGLLSWPQTARLVRSQYLSHKTLPYVDAGRALGMRNARLMFLQILPNVMGPVLVVASLDVAQAILLEASLGFFGLGDPNLTSWGGMLNSAQTFIRRAWWMSVFPGVGITLAVLGFNLFGDGLTEAYDPRMAPR, from the coding sequence ATGGCGGCCGAGGGCGGCGCTGACGTCGCCGTGGCGGCGCCCGGCGCGCGGCGCGAGCGGTCGAACGCCTCGGCCGCGTGGCGCCGCTTCAGGCGCAGCAGCTCCGGCGTGTTCGGGCTGACGGTCGTGGCGTTGCTGGCCGTCGTCGCCGTGCTGGCGCCCGCCCTGGCGCCCTTCGACCCGCACGCGACGTCGCGCGCCGCCTTCGCCACGCCCTTCGGTGGCCCGCACATCCTCGGCACCGACAACCTGGGCCGCGACGTGCTCAGTCAGGTGATATGGGGCTCGCGGGTCTCCCTGATCGTGGGTCTGGCCGCCGCGGCGACCGCCACCCTGATCGGCGTGGTCGTCGGCGCGCTGGCCGGCTACTTCGGCGGCTGGTTCGACGAGCTCCTCATGCGCGTCACCGAGTTCTTCCAGGTCATCCCCCGCTTCGTCCTGGCGCTCATCGTCGTGGCGTTCTTCGGTTCCGGGCTCGTCAACCTCATCCTCGTCATCGGCCTCCTGAGCTGGCCGCAGACGGCGCGGTTGGTGCGCAGCCAGTACCTGAGCCACAAGACCCTGCCCTACGTCGACGCCGGCCGCGCCCTCGGCATGCGCAACGCCAGGCTGATGTTCCTGCAGATCCTCCCCAACGTGATGGGCCCCGTGCTCGTCGTCGCCTCGCTGGACGTGGCGCAGGCCATCCTGCTCGAGGCCAGCCTCGGCTTCTTCGGCCTCGGCGACCCGAACCTCACGAGCTGGGGCGGCATGCTCAACAGCGCCCAGACGTTCATCCGCCGCGCCTGGTGGATGAGCGTGTTCCCCGGCGTGGGCATCACGCTCGCCGTGTTGGGCTTCAACCTCTTCGGTGACGGCCTCACCGAGGCGTACGACCCCCGCATGGCGCCAAG
- a CDS encoding ABC transporter permease, with the protein MASEGNGGGLAIYALRRVINAVPLVLGVVVVNFVLIALAPGDPVTSLIGEYPAPPEYVERVRHDFGLDRSIPERLILYVANVARGDLGFSFANRQSVTTLLLQRLGRTLVLMLSTVVVATAVGLLLGVLSARRPGSLTDRGATGFALVGYAVPEFWLGQLLILVFAVWLGWLPAGGFRSVRVEYVGFAAALDSFRHMLLPMAALSFRYMAITTRLTRASLLEVMSAQYITAARGRGLSENAVLWRHALRAAALPVVTVIGYNFAFIVAGSALVETVFGWPGIGRLMYDSIYTRDYPVLLGILLFVSVTVILVNLITDALYAVLDPRVRY; encoded by the coding sequence ATGGCGTCCGAGGGCAACGGGGGCGGTCTGGCGATCTACGCGCTGCGGCGCGTGATCAACGCCGTCCCCCTCGTCCTCGGCGTCGTGGTGGTCAACTTCGTGCTGATCGCGCTCGCGCCCGGCGACCCCGTCACCTCCCTCATCGGCGAGTACCCCGCGCCCCCCGAGTACGTCGAGCGCGTCCGGCACGACTTCGGGCTGGACCGCAGCATCCCTGAGCGGCTCATCCTCTACGTCGCCAACGTCGCGCGGGGCGACCTCGGCTTCTCCTTCGCGAACCGGCAGAGCGTCACGACCCTGCTACTGCAACGCCTGGGTCGCACGCTCGTCCTGATGCTCAGCACCGTGGTGGTCGCCACCGCCGTGGGGCTCTTGCTCGGCGTGCTGTCGGCGCGTCGGCCCGGCTCCCTCACCGATCGGGGGGCCACCGGCTTCGCGCTGGTCGGTTACGCCGTCCCGGAGTTCTGGCTCGGTCAGCTGCTGATACTGGTGTTCGCGGTCTGGCTGGGCTGGCTGCCGGCGGGCGGGTTCCGCAGCGTGAGGGTCGAGTACGTCGGCTTCGCCGCCGCCCTGGACTCCTTCAGGCACATGCTGCTGCCCATGGCTGCGCTGTCGTTCCGGTACATGGCGATCACGACACGCCTCACGCGCGCGTCGCTGCTCGAGGTCATGAGCGCGCAGTACATCACGGCGGCCCGCGGCCGCGGCCTGTCGGAGAACGCGGTCCTGTGGCGCCACGCGCTGCGCGCGGCCGCCCTGCCGGTCGTGACCGTCATCGGCTACAACTTCGCCTTCATCGTGGCGGGCTCCGCGCTGGTCGAGACCGTGTTCGGTTGGCCCGGCATCGGCCGCCTCATGTACGACTCCATCTACACGCGCGACTACCCCGTCCTGCTCGGCATACTCCTGTTCGTGTCCGTGACGGTCATCCTCGTCAACCTGATCACCGACGCCCTCTACGCCGTGCTCGACCCGCGGGTGAGGTACTGA